A window of Candidatus Zixiibacteriota bacterium contains these coding sequences:
- a CDS encoding ribonuclease H-like domain-containing protein: MSKFDFLDRFNKPQPLDSDLLGLKSFADEIGAQIQQGEAGTHLELVTRYPAEFIHGVRALKSVCADSRIELAHFEVAANCDRRQLHDFVFVDAETTGLSAASGTVAFLVGVGYLDRDAFVVHQFFLPDYPDEPALLEAIADLVADRQVVASFNGKCFDMPLLETRFALQRRTTPFAQMRHIDLLHCCRRFWRGRFEDTTLQTLERELLGVHRCDDTPGYLIPQLYFDYLRTGNPEPLAGVLLHNRLDIVTLLFLVDAVRGYLNNAPAQDYYSAEDALRISRFYQRRGDVAAAYKAAHSVKDESDAALALHLFALQKKLHLHDEALATLERLSACGGELRLRALDEAAKLLEHRKRDYARASQLVLQALEYLDSPLAEIPYERVLFWNETLQKRRQRLLQRLQ; the protein is encoded by the coding sequence ATGAGCAAGTTTGATTTCCTCGATCGCTTCAACAAACCGCAACCGCTCGATTCCGACCTCCTTGGGCTGAAGTCGTTTGCCGACGAGATCGGCGCGCAGATTCAGCAGGGTGAAGCGGGAACCCACCTCGAACTGGTCACGCGCTATCCGGCGGAGTTTATCCACGGCGTACGCGCGCTGAAATCGGTCTGTGCCGACAGCCGCATTGAGCTGGCACACTTTGAGGTTGCCGCTAATTGCGATCGCCGGCAGCTTCATGACTTCGTATTCGTCGATGCCGAGACTACGGGACTGTCGGCGGCATCGGGCACGGTCGCATTTCTGGTCGGGGTTGGCTACCTCGATCGCGACGCCTTCGTGGTGCATCAGTTCTTTCTTCCCGACTACCCGGATGAGCCGGCACTCCTGGAGGCGATCGCCGACCTGGTTGCCGATCGGCAGGTGGTAGCGAGCTTCAATGGCAAGTGCTTCGACATGCCGCTCCTCGAAACGCGCTTTGCCTTGCAGCGCCGCACCACGCCGTTTGCACAGATGCGGCATATCGATTTGCTGCACTGCTGCCGGCGCTTCTGGCGCGGTCGCTTCGAGGACACGACGTTGCAGACGCTGGAGCGCGAACTGCTGGGCGTGCATCGCTGCGACGACACGCCGGGTTATCTGATCCCGCAACTCTACTTCGATTATCTGCGCACCGGCAATCCGGAGCCGCTGGCCGGTGTGCTGTTGCACAATCGACTCGACATTGTCACGCTCCTGTTTTTGGTCGATGCGGTCCGCGGCTACCTGAACAATGCGCCGGCGCAGGATTATTACTCCGCTGAGGATGCGCTGCGCATCTCGCGCTTCTATCAACGGCGTGGTGATGTTGCCGCAGCCTACAAAGCGGCGCACTCCGTCAAAGATGAATCCGATGCGGCGCTGGCGCTACATTTGTTTGCGCTGCAGAAGAAGCTGCACCTCCATGACGAGGCGCTGGCAACGCTCGAACGCTTGTCAGCCTGCGGCGGAGAACTGCGGCTGCGTGCGCTCGATGAGGCCGCCAAACTGCTGGAGCACCGCAAGCGCGATTACGCCCGCGCTTCGCAACTCGTGCTACAGGCGCTGGAATATCTCGACAGCCCCCTGGCTGAAATTCCTTATGAACGAGTTCTGTTCTGGAATGAAACGCTGCAAAAACGCCGCCAACGGTTACTGCAGCGCCTGCAATAA
- a CDS encoding HEAT repeat domain-containing protein yields the protein MRRLVTVGLIICGLTAALWADPTADMQRLWRQAASGEIRFQNLVQPSKDSLSAMGEVAAQFLVSKLGTADAREKWALVDIYRGIGKAATPHLLPALTTNNKDQIRTTCRCLAEVKDTAALDGILSVSKHPDFTVRVEAVTAIGKTGGEKGSRLLEPFLADSVSLVRKAAVAGLGMIKSPGASVLLMRALNDDYYGVRLAAYDALAGLDSAVHRVVLTELPYTRGRTKALLLRLCGQLRLQEARPELERSLSEPDDILRGWAVWSLGRVLGEKSRSLMSWLARSEPDLFVRSQAQSILTALDTSHGQ from the coding sequence ATGAGGCGGCTGGTGACGGTGGGGCTGATCATCTGCGGGTTGACAGCCGCGCTTTGGGCCGATCCGACTGCCGATATGCAGCGCCTGTGGCGACAGGCGGCCTCGGGCGAGATTCGTTTCCAGAATTTGGTGCAGCCTTCGAAGGACTCCCTCAGCGCCATGGGTGAAGTTGCGGCGCAATTTCTCGTCTCCAAGCTTGGCACCGCCGACGCTCGTGAGAAGTGGGCGCTGGTAGACATCTATCGCGGCATCGGCAAAGCCGCGACGCCGCACCTGCTTCCGGCGCTCACCACCAATAACAAAGACCAAATACGGACGACCTGTCGTTGCCTGGCGGAAGTCAAAGACACGGCCGCTCTCGATGGGATCCTCAGCGTTTCGAAGCATCCCGACTTCACCGTGCGCGTGGAGGCAGTTACGGCGATCGGCAAGACCGGCGGCGAGAAAGGTTCGCGCCTGCTTGAGCCGTTCCTCGCCGATAGTGTTTCGCTGGTGCGAAAAGCTGCGGTGGCCGGGCTGGGGATGATCAAATCGCCCGGGGCCAGCGTATTACTGATGCGAGCATTGAACGACGACTATTACGGTGTCCGCCTGGCGGCCTACGATGCCTTGGCCGGACTTGATTCAGCCGTCCACCGGGTAGTCTTGACCGAATTGCCGTACACGCGTGGCCGCACCAAGGCGCTATTACTGCGCCTCTGCGGGCAATTGCGGCTCCAGGAAGCGCGGCCGGAGCTGGAGCGCTCTTTGAGTGAGCCGGATGATATCCTCCGTGGGTGGGCGGTGTGGTCGCTCGGTCGTGTGCTCGGCGAAAAGAGCCGTTCGCTGATGTCGTGGCTGGCGCGCAGCGAGCCCGATCTGTTCGTGCGCTCGCAAGCTCAGTCGATCTTGACGGCGCTTGATACTTCACATGGACAATGA